From Aedes albopictus strain Foshan chromosome 1, AalbF5, whole genome shotgun sequence, one genomic window encodes:
- the LOC134285185 gene encoding uncharacterized protein K02A2.6-like: MSNQDLKDAILRLTELVASQQQQISLLNRAGQVNQPGSERIIETLATGIEDFYYDPDGGVFFDAWYARYEDVFKVDGKNLDDPAKVRLLLRKIGTKFHERYVNSILPKHPRDFGLDETVNKLKKLYGRQTSLFNDRYRCLQYIKNDADDFSSYAASVNKHCEAFQLSKLSDDQFKALRFVCGLQSSRDADIRTRLISKLEAEETAPPAEGTKLTLENLVEECHRFNNLKQDTKMIEKPVPEKSIVNAVSSKLAKKKKPKSPCWLCGDLHFVKECSYQDHFCGKCKRKGHKEGYCSTAETKSRPGRKFDKSKTKEYVKSKGISVKRIDLQGKRKFVTLGINGNQATLQLDCASDITIIATPTWEAIGKPAIEASEIAAISASGDRINIVGEFKAQLTIKNSTNEGIVYVSSNPDLNVLGIDTIELFDLWAVPFNSLVNAVHQKPQDTVEKLRSKFPEVFQSSLGRCTKAKVKLYLKPDARPVYCPKRPVAYAALPKVDAELQRLQDKGIISPVKFSDWATPIVVVRKSDNVSVRICGDYSTGLNNALESDGHPLPHPDDIFADLAGCRYFSQLDLSDAYLQVEVEEESQKYLTINTHRGLFKYNRLPPGIKSAPGAFQRIIDSMVAGIPGVKPYLDDIMIAGRTKEEHDQRLNEVLERIKAYGFHLRMDKCRFGLSQIKFLGHIIDQDGLRPDPAKTSAISQMPAPKNVSQLRSYLGAINYYGRFVKQMKDLRAPMDYLLKKNVKWEWTDSCQKSFEKFKTLLKSDLLLTHFDPNKDIIVAGDASKDGVGAVIMHRFPNGSVKAISHVSRSLTAAEQNYGQIEKEALALVFAVTRFHKMLFGRKFILQTDHKPLLKVFGSKKGIPVYTANRLQRWALTLMLYNFDIQFVKTEEFGHADLLSRLMKCHERVDEEYVIASIQMEADVQAVLSDSTSSLPVTSEMIAAESSKDSALKSVMLHINEGWPEHSTEISDPAVQQFFTRRDSLQIVQGCIMFGDRVVVPVRFRKRILQQLHRGHPGMDRMKSLARSFVYWPKIDDDIEGLVRCCRSCAEAAKSPRKTDLESWPVPSKPWERVHIDYAGPIDGFYYFLVIDAFSKWPEIFRTRSTTTSATLDILQEIFARFGNPRTLVSDNGTQFVSARFKQFCDENGITHLTIAPYHPQSNGQAERFVDTLKRGLKKLREGGKTTTFQHLQTFLSVYRSTPNRSAPNGKSPAELFLGRTVSTPLDLLKPRRTTSVAVNDKQNKQFNRRHGTVKREFSADDLVYAQIHHRNVTTWVPGKIIERKGSVNYNVLLDNGRLIRSHTNQLRGRHLETHLETSFEDVDADHQLPWTMLLEEFNIPIPCSINRNDPIDEHPQNPVEVQQPTEELPPEDIQPEEMLPPLIEEDVPADNVEDNEPQPTNNPIRNRRLPSWLSPYDLF, from the coding sequence ATGTCCAACCAGGATTTGAAGGACGCAATTCTCCGGCTCACCGAACTGGTAGCAAGTCAGCAACAACAGATATCATTGCTCAACCGGGCCGGTCAAGTCAACCAACCGGGTAGCGAGAGGATCATCGAAACGCTGGCCACGGGAATTGAAGATTTCTATTACGATCCTGACGGTGGAGTATTTTTCGACGCTTGGTATGCCCGTTACGAAGACGTTTTCAAGGTCGACGGCAAGAATCTGGACGATCCGGCGAAGGTGAGGCTACTCTTGAGGAAGATTGGCACCAAGTTCCATGAGCGGTACGTCAACAGTATCCTGCCCAAGCATCCTCGCGATTTTGGCCTGGACGAAACGGTGAACAAACTCAAGAAACTCTACGGCCGACAGACCTCGCTCTTCAACGATAGATACCGCTGTCTCCAGTACATCAAGAACGATGCCGACGATTTTTCAAGTTACGCTGCCTCCGTGAACAAGCACTGCGAAGCGTTCCAGCTTTCCAAGCTTTCGGATGATCAGTTCAAGGCTCTTCGTTTTGTCTGCGGCTTACAGTCTTCACGGGATGCAGACATTCGGACACGCTTGATCAGCAAGCTTGAAGCTGAAGAAACTGCTCCTCCGGCGGAAGGGACGAAGCTGACACTTGAAAACCTTGTCGAGGAGTGCCATCGGTTCAACAATTTGAAGCAGGACACGAAAATGATCGAGAAACCCGTTCCGGAGAAATCCATCGTCAACGCCGTTTCATCGAAGCTTGCGAAAAAGAAGAAACCAAAATCTCCATGCTGGCTATGCGGTGACCTACACTTCGTGAAAGAATGCTCCTATCAAGACCATTTTTGTGGCAAGTGCAAGAGGAAGGGGCATAAAGAGGGATACTGCTCTACGGCGGAAACGAAATCCAGACCTGGAAGAAAATTCGACAAATCGAAGACGAAAGAGTATGTGAAGTCTAAAGGTATTTCGGTGAAGCGTATCGACCTCCAAGGAAAGAGGAAATTCGTCACTCTTGGAATCAACGGAAATCAGGCGACGCTTCAACTGGATTGTGCATCGGATATCACGATTATCGCTACACCGACCTGGGAAGCAATCGGGAAACCAGCTATCGAAGCCTCGGAGATCGCAGCTATCAGCGCTTCCGGTGACAGAATCAACATCGTTGGCGAGTTCAAGGCCCAGCTTACCATCAAGAATTCAACAAACGAAGGTATTGTCTACGTGTCATCAAACCCAGATTTGAATGTCCTTGGAATAGACACAATCGAACTGTTCGATCTGTGGGCTGTACCCTTCAATTCGCTGGTGAACGCTGTCCATCAAAAGCCGCAAGACACCGTTGAGAAGCTCCGTTCGAAGTTCCCCGAAGTGTTCCAGAGCTCACTTGGTAGGTGCACAAAAGCAAAAGTGAAACTATACCTGAAACCCGATGCCCGTCCAGTATACTGTCCAAAACGACCAGTCGCATATGCAGCACTTCCAAAGGTTGATGCCGAACTTCAACGCCTTCAAGACAAGGGAATAATCTCTCCAGTGAAGTTTTCCGACTGGGCCACACCGATAGTCGTGGTCCGGAAATCAGACAACGTGTCCGTTCGAATTTGTGGCGATTACTCTACCGGACTGAACAATGCGCTAGAATCAGATGGACACCCACTTCCGCACCCAGACGATATTTTCGCTGATCTTGCAGGCTGCCGATATTTTTCCCAACTCGACCTTTCGGATGCGTACCTACAAGTCGAGGTTGAGGAGGAATCGCAAAAGTACCTGACCATCAACACTCATCGAGGACTGTTCAAATACAACCGCTTGCCACCTGGAATCAAGTCCGCCCCCGGTGCATTTCAACGAATCATCGATAGCATGGTCGCCGGCATTCCAGGAGTTAAACCGTATCTGGACGACATCATGATTGCCGGTAGGACTAAGGAGGAACATGACCAACGTCTCAATGAAGTTCTGGAAAGGATCAAGGCATACGGATTTCATTTGAGGATGGATAAATGCCGGTTTGGTCTCTCACAAATCAAGTTCCTAGGACACATCATCGATCAAGACGGTTTACGACCAGATCCAGCGAAGACAAGTGCTATTTCGCAGATGCCAGCTCCCAAGAACGTGTCGCAGCTTCGATCATACCTTGGAGCCATCAATTATTATGGACGTTTCGTCAAGCAAATGAAGGATCTACGAGCTCCCATGGACTACTTGCTGAAGAAGAACGTTAAGTGGGAATGGACGGATAGCTGCCAGAAATCGTTCGagaaattcaaaacgctgctgaaATCAGACCTGTTGCTGACCCATTTTGACCCAAACAAGGACATTATTGTCGCAGGAGATGCATCAAAAGATGGCGTAGGCGCAGTTATTATGCATCGTTTTCCGAACGGATCAGTGAAGGCTATTTCGCATGTTTCAAGATCTCTCACCGCTGCAGAACAGAATTACGGACAAATTGAGAAAGAAGCCCTGGCTCTAGTGTTTGCTGTAACCCGCTTCCATAAGATGCTATTCGGTCGGAAATTTATTTTGCAAACGGATCACAAACCGCTACTCAAGGTATTTGGAAGCaagaaaggaattcctgtatacaCTGCCAACCGACTTCAACGTTGGGCTCTAACACTTATGCTGTACAACTTCGACATACAATTTGTGAAAACTGAGGAATTCGGACATGCTGACTTGCTTTCAAGATTGATGAAGTGCCATGAACGAGTCGACGAGGAGTATGTCATTGCTTCTATACAAATGGAAGCCGATGTTCAAGCCGTTCTCAGTGATTCCACATCAAGTCTACCAGTTACGTCAGAAATGATCGCTGCTGAAAGCTCGAAGGATTCCGCTCTGAAATCAGTTATGCTTCACATAAACGAAGGTTGGCCCGAACATTCCACGGAGATTAGTGACCCAGCCGTCCAGCAGTTTTTCACTCGCCGGGACAGTCTTCAAATCGTCCAAGGATGCATCATGTTCGGAGATCGAGTTGTTGTTCCTGTTCGTTTTCGGAAACGCATTCTTCAGCAGCTACATAGAGGTCACCCAGGAATGGACCGGATGAAGTCGCTTGCAAGAAGTTTCGTCTACTGGCCCAAGATTGATGATGACATCGAAGGACTTGTCCGGTGCTGCAGATCATGTGCTGAAGCTGCCAAGTCACCTCGCAAAACGGATTTGGAATCGTGGCCTGTTCCATCGAAGCCGTGGGAGAGAGTGCACATCGATTATGCTGGCCCGATTGACGGTTTCTACTATTTTCTGGTAATCGACGCTTTCTCAAAATGGCCGGAAATTTTTCGTACACGAAGCACTACCACATCAGCGACGCTGGACATACTTCAGGAAATCTTTGCAAGATTTGGTAATCCAAGGACACTCGTTTCGGACAACGGAACGCAATTTGTTAGCGCCCGCTTCAAGCAGTTTTGTGATGAAAATGGAATAACGCACTTGACAATTGCACCATACCATCCGCAGTCTAATGGACAGGCTGAGCGCTTCGTAGACACCCTTAAGAGAGGACTCAAGAAGCTTCGAGAAGGAGGAAAAACCACGACGTTTCAGCATCTTCAAACTTTCCTGTCCGTCTACCGGTCGACCCCGAATCGAAGCGCACCTAATGGCAAGTCTCCTGCAGAGCTTTTCCTTGGAAGAACTGTCTCTACACCGTTAGATTTGCTGAAGCCTAGGAGAACTACCTCCGTAGCCGTGAACGACAAGCAAAACAAACAGTTCAATCGACGTCATGGGACCGTGAAAAGAGAGTTTTCTGCTGACGATCTGGTGTATGCGCAGATTCACCATCGAAATGTGACCACTTGGGTTCCTGGCAAGATCATTGAGAGGAAAGGTTCTGTGAACTACAATGTACTTTTGGACAATGGTCGTCTTATCCGCTCTCACACCAACCAATTGAGAGGACGTCATCTGGAAACTCATCTGGAAACTTCCTTCGAAGATGTCGATGCAGATCATCAGCTACCATGGACAATGCTGCTTGAAGAATTCAATATTCCTATCCCATGTTCAATCAACCGCAATGATCCAATCGATGAACATCCGCAGAATCCGGTGGAGGTTCAACAACCAACTGAAGAACTGCCACCTGAAGATATACAACCTGAAGAAATGCTACCTCCGCTAATTGAAGAAGATGTTCCTGCAGACAATGTTGAAGATAATGAACCCCAACCTACCAACAACCCGATACGAAACCGAAGGCTTCCTTCGTGGCTCTCACCATATGATCTTTTCTGA
- the LOC134285186 gene encoding uncharacterized protein LOC134285186, with amino-acid sequence MSTPGMIGSIDQYQRHKSFANYVERFEILCKLNKVSAETKQSWFISVSGDEVFDEVKLIFPKKEVSEIPYDEMIKKLKARLDKVEPALMNRYEFYNRLQRSNESAENFVLAVKLLAENCNFREFKDEAIRDRLIIGLRDKELRKKLLMDDEVNLETVEKTIISSEKAENRAEHMDDYGESSKVLSVKQRLGRKFSDSDRERDRDRVRNRSWSRDRSRSNERGRNDRYRNRTREWTGDYQQDNRENRFKNFHTSAVCNYCKRKGHIRKNCYFLQNNNRGKTVNFVEKEEIAETSVSDKFDRIRVNDTTEEDSDISCMMIRRINKVTEACLVDVLVEGIKLAMEVDTGSAVAVISEMLYRQNFSSIPISKCDKTLVVVNGSKIAVVGEISVGVILNGISAERRLIVLNTSRDFTPLLGRDWMKVFYPNWKDHFMQPRSVNSLDDTKDTEQVLSTIKQRYSKVFNKDFTEPIAGFEAELTLKSEQPIFKKAYQVPFKIKDKFLEHLNMLENQGVITPIQASEWASPVIAVMKKDGDVRMILIGKHKTNAHRRQLKAVHESKRNRTVVHFPVTANAMNKRRRDSIEDDDDFYGFPEEPTSDRIHERKKAKLVRSPINTRSRAARHS; translated from the exons ATGTCTACGCCTGGTATGATTGGGTCTATTGACCAGTACCAACGGCATAAATCGTTTGCAAATTATGTGGAGCGTTTTGAGATATTATGCAAGCTTAATAAAGTGTCAGCTGAGACTAAACAGTCATGGTTTATTTCCGTAAGTGGAGATGAAGTTTTTGACGAGGTCAAGTTGATTTTCCCAAAAAAGGAAGTTAGTGAAATACCTTACGATGAGATGATTAAAAAACTAAAGGCTCGTCTGGATAAAGTTGAGCCGGCTTTAATGAATCGTTACGAATTTTACAACCGTTTGCAGAGATCGAATGAGTCAGCTGAGAATTTCGTATTAGCGGTTAAATTACTTGCCGAAAATTGTAACTTCAGGGAATTCAAAGACGAAGCTATTCGTGATCGTTTGATAATTGGCCTACGAGATAAAGAGTTAAGGAAGAAATTGCTTATGGACGATGAGGTAAATTTGGAAACGGTAGAAAAAACTATTATCAGTAGTGAGAAAGCAGAAAACAGAGCAGAGCATATGGACGACTACGGTGAATCTAGCAAAGTGCTTTCGGTTAAACAGCGGCTAGGCAGAAAGTTCAGCGACAGTGACCGTGAAAGAGACAGGGACAGAGTTCGCAATCGCAGTTGGAGTCGTGATCGCAGTAGGAGCAATGAGCGTGGTAGGAATGACCGGTACAGAAATCGTACTCGCGAGTGGACTGGTGACTACCAGCAAGATAATCGTGAAAATCGGTTTAAGAATTTCCATACTAGTGCGGTTTGTAACTATTGTAAGCGCAAGGGTCATATCCgcaaaaattgttattttttgcaAAACAATAATCGTGGAAAAACAGTTAATTTCGTCGAAAAAGAGGAAATCGCGGAAACTTCGGTCAGCGATAAGTTTGACAGGATACGCGTTAATGATACCACTGAAGAAGATTCGGATATTAGCTGCATGATGATTCGGCGCATAAACAAGGTTACAGAAGCATGTTTGGTCGATGTGTTGGTTGAGGGCATAAAGCTGGCTATGGAAGTGGATACGGGCTCAGCGGTAGCAGTTATTAGTGAAATGTTATACAGACAAAACTTCTCATCTATCCCGATTTCCAAATGCGATAAAACACTTGTTGTCGTGAATGGATCCAAAATTGCCGTGGTTGGAGAGATTTCAGTTGGAGTAATTTTGAATGGTATTAGCGCTGAGAGAAGATTGATTGTTCTTAATACGTCTAGAGATTTCACACCGCTTCTTGGCAGAGATTGGATGAAGGTGTTCTATCCAAATTGGAAGGACCATTTCATGCAACCTCGCTCAGTAAACAGTTTAGATGACACCAAAGACACCGAACAGGTTTTAAGTACGATTAAACAAAGATACTCCAAAGTGTTCAATAAAGACTTTACTGAGCCAATTGCAGGTTTTGAAGCGGAGCTTACCTTGAAATCAGAACAGCCAATCTTCAAAAAGGCGTACCAGGTGCCATTTAAAATTAAGGATAAATTTTTGGAACATCTAAACATGCTGGAGAACCAGGGAGTAATTACACCCATTCAAGCTAGCGAGTGGGCTTCTCCAGTCATAGCTGTGATGAAGAAGGATGGAGATGTTAGAATG ATTCTGATCGGTAAGCATAAGACGAATGCACATAGACGACAACTGAAGGCTGTTCACGAATCCAAGCGAAACCGAACAGTGGTCCACTTCCCAGTCACTGCCAACGCGATGAATAAACGTAGAAGGGACTCAATCGAGGATGATGACGATTTCTATGGATTTCCGGAAGAACCGACATCTGATCGCATACACGAAAGGAAGAAGGCCAAGCTCGTCCGAAGTCCCATCAACACCCGCTCGAGAGCAGCCCGACATAGCTAG